In Penaeus vannamei isolate JL-2024 chromosome 21, ASM4276789v1, whole genome shotgun sequence, the DNA window AGTAAATAATTTTTTTCGGGTAATCATGATGACAAAAAATCGACCAATTAGCACGCATACGATTACTTCATAGGAGACAATGGTAATGCTTAATAAGATGGAATTCATATAGATAGGAGGATTCCTTGATGGTTCTGTTACAGTGATAACTTATATGTCGCCAATATTATTCCAGAAGTGTAGATGAAGATGGAAACGACAAGAGCTTTGTTCATCCTTTTGACCATGGGGGTGGCTACCCTCTGCTTCTTCCCCCTCATATTAACATTTATCCTAAGGGACAGTTTCGCCCGTTTGCCCCTGGTTCGGGACTTAGTTCGACCCTACAATCCCAAACCCGAAGAGTTCATGATATTGTGCCAGTCCATGTGTCAGAACACTGCCACGTTATCTCAGTCCAAACCTGAGGATTTTGCAATGCACAGCCCATCCGTAGCTCAGGACCCTGCCACGTTAATTCAACCCAAACCTGAGGATTTTGCAACGCACAGCCCATCTGCGCCTCAGGACCCTGCCACGATCCTCCAGTCGGACCATCAAGACCCTGCCACGTTAATTCAACCCAAACCTGAGGATTTTGCAACGCACAGCCCATCTGCGCCTCAGGACCCTGCCACGATCCTCCAGTCGGACCATCAAGACCCTGCCACGTTACCCCAGTACAAGCCAGAAGAACCTGTTTTATTCACACCCTCATCCGTGCCTAAGGACCCTGCCAAGTACCCAGAGTCTAGGTTCCAGGACCTTACAATACCCTCAGAGCCTCATGCGGCATCACTTACTAATACTTCAGTGAGATTATTGGAACAGAGGAGTGAGTTCCTGGAACAGCCAACACAAGGAAACGATAACAGTAAGTATAATCGGATGAGGTAATGTGAGTAGGAAAGCTTGTCTGTTAAAACCTGCTGCAGTTATAGTGGCGGTTAAAAGTCTATTAATGAATTGaggcttcgaatctgtcttatcCTATACAAAAAGTATGGTATCCAGCGGATATTCGAAACAGAATTCGAAACATGTTCAACAAGTTTTGACCGTGACTGTACATTATAACTGTAACAATGGGTTTAGTGATGTAGGAATAGATCGTAGCAAAATGTTCTCAGATATCAGATAATGGGTAACGAATTGTGAATGTTCGAAACAAGATCTGATATAGGAGTGTTAGGATGCAATAAACAGTGGTATAAACAGTTGAAGGTTACAATAAACTACACTATTCAGAATATTAGTTCACTTTCGACACTGATGTTTGTGAATGTATAGATGTTGGTTTAATGGAATGATAAGTGTCTCTCACAAGTGTCGTCGTAGTGATTTCATATCTTtacacccttctctcctcttctgtagAATCCCATCTGCTGTAGAATAGTCGTATTCCCGTGAAAGTTAAATATCTACTATGCCAATAACCTGAAACAATTATTTTCCTTCAAGATTTGCATCTGAAGCCAGTGGATCCTCATGTCATCATCTACAACCGGGTTCCGAAGTGTGCATCTGCTACAATGCTGCGTATATGTCTTGGGTTTGTTACCGCCAACTGCACACGTACAGTACATCATTATGGTTaagacaaataaatgtgctagacattaaAGGTCATATGGCACTATGCTtggcactatggtaaagtattgtggtgatAAAGGTAAAAAGGATTTAACGATTAAGATAAAATGTGTTTGATGTCAGAGGTAAGACAggatggtagtgaaaagggtaaagagggaagagcaacgGAGTAAGACTTGGGTTTGTGAAAGGGGAGTGAGTTAAGAACCGAGCAAATGCActacattttcttcctcttcgttgttcttcaccttctctttcttcaccttttttttcctttttttttctttgtcgtcttctctctgtgtgtgcatcatcacccccccccacacacacacacacacacacacatagagaaagaaaaaagtttggaAAAACGCCCACTTGCATAACCCCAAAATGGATTCCGTGATCAATTTGCACTGTGTTGATATCAGACAAGACGCCCAAGGCAAAGAAACATAAACAATACAGTATCATGCGGCTAACAAATACAAGACTTTAAACCATATAAAGATAGTGATGTCATTACAAAA includes these proteins:
- the LOC113829950 gene encoding heparan sulfate 2-O-sulfotransferase 1; the encoded protein is MKMETTRALFILLTMGVATLCFFPLILTFILRDSFARLPLVRDLVRPYNPKPEEFMILCQSMCQNTATLSQSKPEDFAMHSPSVAQDPATLIQPKPEDFATHSPSAPQDPATILQSDHQDPATLIQPKPEDFATHSPSAPQDPATILQSDHQDPATLPQYKPEEPVLFTPSSVPKDPAKYPESRFQDLTIPSEPHAASLTNTSVRLLEQRSEFLEQPTQGNDNNLHLKPVDPHVIIYNRVPKCASATMLRICLGLSKRNNFSFNNMRDLGRHDSREDQEKLGKWIFQRSLASRHFFFEHMTYINFTSLGFWEPSWINVVRHPVNRYISHYYFKRPNQTLDVCIRTGKCDFQYGENKIPSQISYFIGYTPIWKLKLNTRVLQKAKQVVEKEFVVVGIQEQLDDTLLVLQHLIPNIFAGATEMEYKNWNIQASKPPTSNKTLSILQRWLRIDIEFYDYLKQRFHKQLEKVKEQLRNNF